The following are encoded in a window of Syntrophorhabdaceae bacterium genomic DNA:
- a CDS encoding MBL fold metallo-hydrolase: protein MIFRKTGPVSDKLHVTGLPWSPSYLLAGEEPVLFEAGFHCMGRFYERDVVGVLSARQPATLFLTHVHWDHCGAAAYLKNIFPSMNIAASEKAAAIMARPHAIELMKKLSATVVPLIESIEGIDPGLLIREPFEPFRIDTVLADGQVVPLGNEMSVHVLSSPGHTWDLLSYYIPEERILIATEASGLLWQNGFVGTEFLVDFDQYMTSLNRIAELDAAILCQGHHFVFTGEEVKKFLASSIEAALRFRDDVEHLLIREKGAVERVVEIIKEGEYDPNRGIKQMEQAYLLNLRARVAHLAMRLKERICGTGTTGTRY, encoded by the coding sequence TTGATCTTCAGAAAAACAGGACCGGTGAGCGACAAGCTCCACGTCACGGGTCTCCCGTGGTCCCCCTCTTATCTTCTCGCGGGGGAGGAGCCCGTATTGTTCGAAGCAGGGTTTCACTGCATGGGAAGATTTTACGAGAGGGACGTGGTGGGCGTACTCTCCGCCCGGCAGCCCGCAACACTCTTTCTCACCCACGTGCACTGGGACCACTGCGGTGCCGCAGCGTATCTGAAGAATATATTCCCCTCTATGAATATCGCTGCCTCGGAGAAAGCGGCGGCGATCATGGCGCGTCCCCACGCAATCGAGCTGATGAAAAAATTGAGCGCCACCGTGGTGCCTCTCATCGAAAGTATCGAAGGCATCGACCCCGGCCTGCTGATCAGGGAGCCTTTCGAGCCTTTCCGGATCGATACGGTCCTTGCGGACGGGCAGGTCGTGCCCCTGGGCAACGAGATGAGCGTGCATGTGTTGTCGAGTCCCGGCCACACATGGGACCTCCTGAGTTACTACATCCCGGAAGAAAGGATCCTGATCGCCACCGAAGCGTCGGGTCTCCTCTGGCAGAACGGGTTCGTGGGCACGGAGTTTTTGGTCGATTTCGATCAATATATGACGTCTCTCAACCGGATCGCGGAACTTGACGCGGCCATACTTTGCCAGGGCCACCATTTCGTATTTACCGGAGAGGAGGTAAAGAAGTTCCTTGCCTCTTCGATCGAAGCTGCCCTCCGGTTCAGGGATGATGTGGAACACCTGCTTATCCGGGAGAAGGGGGCTGTGGAGCGGGTGGTCGAGATCATTAAAGAGGGAGAATACGATCCGAACCGGGGCATCAAACAAATGGAACAAGCCTATCTTCTGAATCTCAGGGCACGGGTGGCTCACCTCGCCATGAGGCTAAAGGAGCGGATCTGCGGGACGGGTACGACCGGTACACGGTACTAA
- a CDS encoding acyl-CoA dehydrogenase family protein, which translates to MNFKWSDELESMRKMAYDFAVKNIKPTMEEDEKEHKYRPDMLKKMGDQGMFACLAPEKFGGLGLEEGHMAATLMASEFARVSPSWGLPFNLQMNGPQNVLLKFASEELKEKFLPGLISGEVGGCFAITEPNSGSDVASMKTTATEVDDGYILNGTKTWISGVPYVGCGVVYAMTDKAAKHKGMSAFFVDFKNTPGIVQRAITTKLGLHCAPTGELFFEEAKIPKSALVGKLGQGFNICMTMLNFTRLSSAARAVGVSQACIDEACKYANEREQFGQPIGQFQMIQEQIGRMSVEHDAAKLLVWRAAWQKDQGITNTLETSMAKYYAAESANFCASEAVKIFGSYGFSSEYPVERYLRDAKSYQIVEGTSNVQKMIIAQFALGYRKA; encoded by the coding sequence ATGAATTTCAAGTGGTCCGACGAATTGGAATCAATGCGCAAAATGGCATATGATTTTGCAGTAAAAAATATTAAGCCCACCATGGAGGAGGACGAGAAAGAGCATAAATATCGTCCCGATATGCTGAAGAAGATGGGCGACCAGGGTATGTTTGCATGCCTGGCTCCGGAGAAGTTCGGCGGACTCGGACTCGAAGAAGGTCATATGGCTGCTACCCTCATGGCATCCGAATTTGCGCGGGTCAGCCCGTCATGGGGTCTTCCTTTTAACCTCCAGATGAACGGACCCCAGAATGTCCTCCTCAAATTTGCAAGCGAAGAACTGAAAGAAAAATTCCTTCCCGGATTAATTTCAGGCGAAGTTGGCGGCTGTTTTGCAATTACGGAGCCCAATTCCGGTTCCGACGTGGCCAGCATGAAAACCACGGCGACTGAAGTCGACGACGGCTATATCCTCAATGGGACCAAGACCTGGATCTCAGGCGTTCCTTATGTCGGCTGCGGCGTAGTCTATGCCATGACCGACAAGGCGGCAAAGCACAAAGGCATGTCAGCCTTCTTCGTAGATTTCAAGAATACTCCGGGAATCGTACAGAGGGCCATTACCACAAAACTCGGCCTCCACTGCGCCCCTACGGGCGAGCTCTTCTTCGAAGAAGCAAAAATCCCGAAAAGCGCACTGGTAGGGAAACTGGGTCAGGGCTTCAATATCTGCATGACCATGCTCAACTTCACCAGGCTCAGCTCGGCTGCAAGAGCGGTGGGCGTTTCCCAGGCATGTATCGATGAAGCCTGCAAGTACGCAAACGAGAGAGAGCAGTTCGGTCAGCCCATCGGCCAGTTCCAGATGATCCAGGAGCAGATCGGCCGTATGTCGGTAGAGCACGATGCGGCAAAGCTTCTCGTCTGGAGAGCAGCATGGCAGAAAGACCAGGGCATAACCAATACCCTCGAGACCTCCATGGCAAAATATTACGCCGCGGAGTCGGCAAACTTCTGCGCCTCGGAAGCCGTTAAGATTTTCGGCTCCTACGGATTCTCCTCGGAATA